The following are from one region of the Methanomassiliicoccus luminyensis B10 genome:
- a CDS encoding Glu/Leu/Phe/Val family dehydrogenase: MEKSNPYQVAISQVRNVGRILGLDEGMIEILTKPKREFTVNFPVKMDDGSIKVFTGYRVQHSIARGPCKGGVRYHPGVTLDEVRALSMWMTWKCATVGLPFGGAKGGVICDPKKMSKGELERMTRRFTTEIAPIIGPHEDILAPDVYTDAQTMAWIMDTYSMGAGYSVPGVVTGKPIHLGGSEGREEATSRGVMYCIREAMNVNDIDPQRSTVAIQGFGNVGKNAARLLKDELGARIVAVSDSSGGVHDPAGLDLEALEAHKKATGSVKGFKGARDITNEEVLELECTVLVPAALEGVIDAGNAGKIKARIVAEGANGPTSPEADRILFERGITLVPDILCNAGGVTVSYFEWVQDLQYLFWSAGEIKNRLNQIMTYAFAKVYATARSRNVDMRTAAYILAVQEVVKATKERGIYP; the protein is encoded by the coding sequence ATGGAAAAGAGCAACCCATACCAGGTCGCGATCAGCCAGGTGAGGAACGTCGGGAGGATATTGGGCCTTGACGAAGGCATGATAGAGATCCTCACCAAGCCCAAGCGGGAGTTCACGGTGAACTTCCCGGTGAAGATGGACGATGGCAGCATCAAGGTCTTCACCGGCTACCGGGTCCAGCACAGCATCGCCAGGGGGCCGTGCAAGGGAGGCGTCCGTTATCACCCCGGCGTCACCCTGGACGAGGTCCGGGCGCTGTCCATGTGGATGACCTGGAAGTGCGCTACGGTGGGGCTCCCCTTCGGCGGGGCCAAGGGCGGGGTGATCTGCGATCCCAAGAAGATGAGCAAGGGCGAGCTGGAGCGGATGACCAGAAGGTTCACCACCGAGATCGCGCCCATCATCGGCCCCCATGAGGACATCCTCGCGCCTGATGTGTACACCGACGCTCAAACGATGGCGTGGATCATGGACACCTACTCCATGGGGGCAGGGTATTCCGTCCCGGGAGTGGTGACGGGGAAGCCCATCCACCTGGGAGGTTCGGAAGGAAGGGAGGAGGCGACCTCCCGAGGGGTCATGTATTGCATCAGGGAGGCGATGAACGTCAACGACATCGACCCCCAGCGGTCCACCGTGGCCATCCAGGGGTTCGGCAATGTCGGCAAGAACGCCGCCCGGCTGCTCAAGGACGAGCTGGGGGCGAGGATCGTGGCGGTGTCCGACTCCTCGGGCGGGGTGCACGACCCCGCCGGCCTGGACCTGGAGGCGCTGGAGGCGCACAAGAAGGCCACCGGCTCGGTCAAGGGCTTCAAGGGAGCGCGGGACATCACCAACGAGGAGGTCCTGGAGCTGGAGTGCACCGTGCTGGTGCCCGCCGCCCTGGAGGGCGTGATCGACGCCGGCAACGCCGGAAAGATCAAGGCGCGGATCGTGGCCGAGGGGGCCAACGGGCCGACCTCGCCGGAGGCGGACAGGATACTGTTCGAGAGGGGCATCACCCTGGTCCCGGACATCCTGTGCAACGCCGGGGGCGTCACCGTCTCGTACTTCGAATGGGTGCAGGACCTCCAGTACCTGTTCTGGTCGGCCGGGGAGATAAAGAACCGCCTCAATCAGATCATGACCTATGCCTTCGCCAAGGTGTACGCCACCGCGAGGTCGAGGAACGTGGACATGCGCACCGCCGCCTACATCCTGGCGGTCCAGGAAGTGGTCAAGGCTACCAAGGAGCGGGGCATTTATCCCTGA
- a CDS encoding AMP phosphorylase, which translates to MQLKAKYIDMETAEHTCVLHDEDARELGVREQDRVRIKHERNSMVFIVQTTDTVVNKGEVGILGRAYKLLGPDPDEVIEVVGTSRPASVDFIKKKMAGKELTTAEIRAIVNDIAERTLSNVELTAYVTSLEINGMNIRETADLTEAMVETGETIQFDRSPVFDFHSIGGSPGNKITLIVVPIVAAAGLLIPKTSSRAISSAAGTADIVEVFANVDLDSNKLRSIAESVGGTLAWGGSMNLAPADDVIIRVEHPLGIDPHAQLLASVMSKKKAVGADFLVIDIPVGEGTKVPTMEKAQAFAKDFVELGDKLGIHVEAAITYGDQPVGRAIGPALEAREAISILEGNQHPSSVIEKAAGMAGMLLDMGGIKGGEGKAREILASGEALKKFREIVAAQGGDPNIKSEDIPVGKYTYDIVSRETGYVNAIKNKQLVQLARAAGAPKDKGAGILLHMKRGNRVCEGQPLFTIYADNKAKLDQAIELSRKFEPMTVEGMILQKLPYISKTEVIERTFCPVPSEPEAK; encoded by the coding sequence ATGCAGCTCAAGGCAAAGTACATCGACATGGAAACGGCGGAGCACACCTGCGTATTGCACGACGAGGACGCCAGGGAGCTGGGGGTCCGCGAGCAGGACCGCGTGAGGATAAAGCACGAGAGGAACTCCATGGTGTTCATCGTACAGACCACCGACACCGTGGTCAACAAGGGCGAGGTCGGCATCCTGGGCCGGGCGTACAAGCTGCTGGGCCCGGACCCCGACGAGGTCATCGAGGTCGTCGGCACCTCCCGCCCGGCCTCGGTGGACTTCATCAAGAAGAAGATGGCCGGTAAGGAGCTGACCACCGCGGAGATACGCGCCATCGTGAACGACATCGCCGAGCGCACCCTCAGCAACGTCGAGCTCACCGCCTACGTTACCTCGCTGGAGATCAACGGGATGAACATAAGGGAGACCGCCGATCTCACGGAGGCGATGGTGGAGACGGGCGAGACCATCCAGTTCGACCGCTCCCCGGTGTTCGACTTCCACTCCATCGGCGGAAGCCCCGGGAACAAGATCACCCTCATCGTGGTCCCGATAGTGGCGGCGGCGGGCCTGCTGATACCCAAGACATCGTCCCGGGCCATCAGCTCGGCGGCCGGCACCGCGGACATCGTGGAGGTCTTCGCCAACGTGGACCTCGATTCCAACAAGCTCCGCAGCATCGCCGAGTCCGTCGGCGGCACCCTGGCGTGGGGCGGGTCGATGAACCTGGCCCCCGCTGATGACGTCATCATCAGGGTCGAGCATCCCCTGGGCATAGACCCCCACGCCCAGCTGCTGGCATCGGTCATGTCCAAGAAGAAGGCCGTGGGAGCGGACTTCCTGGTCATAGACATCCCGGTGGGCGAGGGCACCAAGGTCCCCACCATGGAGAAGGCCCAGGCCTTCGCCAAGGACTTCGTGGAGCTCGGGGACAAGCTCGGCATACATGTGGAGGCAGCCATCACCTACGGCGATCAGCCGGTGGGCCGCGCCATCGGCCCGGCCCTGGAGGCCAGGGAGGCGATATCCATCCTGGAGGGGAACCAGCACCCCAGCAGCGTCATCGAGAAGGCCGCCGGGATGGCGGGCATGCTCCTGGACATGGGGGGCATAAAGGGAGGCGAAGGGAAGGCCCGGGAGATCCTGGCCTCAGGGGAAGCTCTCAAGAAGTTCCGGGAGATCGTGGCCGCTCAGGGCGGGGACCCCAACATCAAGTCCGAGGACATCCCGGTCGGAAAGTACACCTACGACATAGTGTCGCGCGAGACCGGCTACGTCAACGCCATAAAGAACAAGCAGCTGGTCCAGCTCGCCCGCGCCGCCGGCGCGCCCAAGGACAAGGGGGCCGGGATCCTGCTGCACATGAAGCGCGGGAACCGCGTGTGCGAGGGGCAGCCGCTGTTCACCATCTACGCGGACAACAAGGCCAAGCTGGACCAGGCCATCGAGCTGTCCAGGAAGTTCGAGCCCATGACGGTGGAGGGCATGATCCTGCAGAAGCTGCCGTACATCAGCAAGACCGAGGTCATCGAGAGGACTTTCTGCCCTGTTCCGTCAGAGCCTGAGGCAAAGTGA
- a CDS encoding class I SAM-dependent methyltransferase produces the protein MMLAKVPRDRAEAARKKLFRRGLVRKDLRIFEEDGNVLLPLRAEPDPELQRELGISIVDGQAQERTFYRSPQELAAEAADIPEELKSLLPQRWEHIGDVIIIRVPEQLEPYAGEAAASYAKVLKAKAVIREVGRIRGVYRTPEMEVLYGTDTETVHFENGIYYKLDAAKLMFSSGNIDEKLRMAALDCAGETVVDMFAGIGYFTLPLAVHTGASKVIACEINPLAFRYLQENVRLNRVEKVVQLFHGDNRELPGERIADRVIMGYVRTTGEHLEKAFDLVKPGGTIHYQDTFPLEVWPQMALDNVARASKGRRYEVMLMKEVKSYSPGVSHMVLDIKVLD, from the coding sequence ATGATGCTAGCCAAGGTCCCCCGCGACCGCGCCGAGGCGGCGCGCAAGAAGCTGTTCCGCAGGGGGCTGGTGCGCAAGGACCTCCGCATATTCGAGGAGGATGGAAATGTCCTCCTGCCTCTTCGCGCCGAGCCGGACCCGGAACTGCAGCGGGAGCTTGGCATATCCATCGTGGACGGGCAGGCCCAGGAACGGACCTTCTACCGTTCCCCCCAGGAGCTGGCGGCCGAGGCCGCCGACATCCCCGAGGAACTGAAGTCCCTTCTTCCGCAGCGCTGGGAGCACATCGGCGATGTCATCATCATCCGCGTGCCGGAGCAGCTGGAGCCATACGCCGGGGAGGCCGCGGCTTCCTACGCCAAGGTCCTCAAGGCCAAAGCGGTGATCCGTGAGGTCGGCAGGATCAGGGGGGTGTACAGGACGCCGGAGATGGAGGTCCTGTACGGCACCGACACCGAGACAGTGCACTTCGAGAACGGCATATACTATAAGCTGGACGCCGCCAAGCTGATGTTCTCCTCCGGGAACATCGATGAGAAGCTGCGCATGGCCGCGCTCGACTGCGCCGGGGAGACCGTCGTCGATATGTTCGCCGGCATCGGCTACTTCACTTTGCCGCTGGCGGTGCATACCGGCGCGTCGAAGGTCATCGCCTGCGAGATCAACCCCCTGGCATTCCGATATCTCCAGGAGAACGTTCGGCTTAACCGCGTGGAGAAGGTCGTGCAGCTGTTCCACGGGGACAACAGGGAGCTGCCCGGGGAGAGGATCGCCGACCGAGTCATCATGGGATACGTTCGAACGACCGGCGAGCACTTGGAGAAGGCGTTCGATCTCGTCAAGCCGGGCGGCACCATCCACTATCAGGACACCTTCCCGCTGGAGGTGTGGCCGCAGATGGCCCTGGACAACGTTGCCAGAGCGTCGAAGGGCCGACGCTACGAGGTCATGCTGATGAAGGAAGTGAAGTCCTACTCCCCCGGCGTCTCGCACATGGTGCTGGACATCAAAGTTCTCGATTAA
- a CDS encoding helix-turn-helix domain-containing protein, translating to MEAVVSLSLPDNWITDVVEQFPSVIKVIDSKTSSNGVRDLVQIEVENEDDLPKVIEQVRNNPNIFNVDISAIDRGKALAVFSTNQCMVCRLLAGTECFLTGSTTRNGRMSWTMLVTEKKALQDLIANLEKLQAGPKLVKLTEIAGTDELTQRQEQITRMAYERGYFDFPRKVALRDLAKAFGISTSTLSEILRKGQRRIMTRYFSEHRQY from the coding sequence ATGGAAGCGGTAGTCTCACTTTCCCTGCCCGACAACTGGATAACCGACGTGGTGGAGCAGTTCCCCTCGGTCATCAAGGTGATCGATTCAAAGACATCCTCCAACGGCGTGAGGGACCTCGTGCAGATCGAGGTGGAGAACGAGGATGACCTCCCCAAGGTCATCGAGCAGGTCCGCAACAACCCCAACATATTCAACGTGGACATCAGCGCCATCGACCGGGGAAAGGCCCTGGCCGTCTTCTCCACCAACCAGTGCATGGTGTGCCGCCTGCTTGCCGGGACGGAATGCTTCCTGACCGGCTCGACCACCCGGAACGGGAGGATGAGCTGGACCATGCTGGTCACCGAGAAGAAGGCCCTGCAGGACCTGATCGCGAACCTGGAGAAGCTGCAGGCCGGCCCCAAGCTGGTCAAGCTGACCGAGATCGCCGGGACCGACGAGCTCACTCAGCGCCAGGAGCAGATCACGCGGATGGCCTACGAGCGCGGCTACTTCGATTTCCCCCGCAAGGTGGCCCTCCGGGACCTCGCCAAGGCCTTCGGGATATCGACCTCTACGCTGTCGGAGATATTGCGAAAAGGGCAGCGCCGCATCATGACGAGGTACTTCTCGGAGCACCGCCAGTACTGA
- a CDS encoding DUF835 domain-containing protein: MSEGQDYFKGYIKGYEDGLNQAWDDLIGLTTRGYSPREIQVMAKSKRSSIGQNIKDKKRVIRDQNGVDLFEKVPARRAAPRIAAGRAYIVQGTGVERAVNMFSELTSEGGRGLCITRRFPGDYQAAIGPGTTSYWLTRQENGESASPYPCISPSDMGRMITLARGFMKEAEGGVVLLEGTEYLIVQNDLNNVLKFLQSMVDLAITSRSILLLAINPSAVDQKVMSNLECNTAAVL, translated from the coding sequence GTGTCAGAAGGACAGGATTATTTCAAGGGCTACATTAAAGGGTACGAGGACGGCCTTAACCAGGCCTGGGACGACCTCATCGGCCTCACCACCCGCGGGTACAGCCCCCGGGAGATCCAGGTCATGGCCAAGAGCAAGCGCTCGTCGATCGGACAGAACATAAAGGACAAGAAGCGCGTCATCAGGGACCAGAACGGAGTGGACCTGTTCGAGAAGGTGCCGGCCCGCAGGGCCGCGCCGAGGATCGCCGCCGGGCGGGCGTACATCGTCCAGGGCACCGGCGTCGAGCGCGCCGTCAACATGTTCAGCGAGCTGACCTCCGAGGGGGGCAGGGGGCTGTGCATCACCCGCCGCTTCCCCGGGGACTACCAGGCCGCCATCGGCCCGGGGACCACATCATACTGGCTGACCAGGCAGGAGAACGGGGAATCGGCCTCTCCATACCCGTGCATCTCGCCCTCGGACATGGGGCGCATGATCACCCTGGCCCGCGGGTTCATGAAGGAGGCGGAAGGCGGCGTGGTGCTCCTGGAGGGGACGGAGTACCTCATCGTGCAGAACGATCTGAACAACGTGCTGAAGTTCCTGCAGTCGATGGTGGACCTGGCCATAACCTCGCGCAGCATCCTGCTGCTGGCCATCAACCCCTCGGCCGTGGACCAGAAGGTCATGAGCAACCTGGAATGCAACACCGCCGCGGTGCTGTGA
- the albA gene encoding DNA-binding protein Alba: MSDDNTIYIGKKPTMNYVLAVVTQFNGGSNDVIIKARGKAISRAVDVAEIVRRRFIKEAQVRDIKIDTEVLSASSGESANVSSIIISMGR; this comes from the coding sequence GTGTCGGACGACAATACCATCTACATAGGGAAGAAGCCGACCATGAACTACGTGCTGGCAGTGGTCACCCAGTTCAACGGCGGCTCCAACGATGTCATCATCAAGGCCAGGGGGAAGGCCATCAGCCGGGCGGTGGACGTGGCGGAGATAGTGCGCCGCCGCTTCATCAAGGAAGCGCAGGTCAGGGACATCAAGATCGACACCGAGGTGCTTTCCGCCAGTTCGGGGGAGAGTGCCAACGTGTCCTCCATCATCATCAGCATGGGCCGGTGA
- a CDS encoding ribose 1,5-bisphosphate isomerase, whose amino-acid sequence MGVIEIADSIKTMKVRGAGLIARSAAEALKQQALDYQGDDLGKLRKLLADGQRTLVDSRPTAISLWNAVQATMRGTSGAESAADLRDLVVKNADSFVARSSRAVEVIGRIGSRRIRDGDTVLTHCNSKAALGVIKAAHADGKKIKVYATESRPWRQGLLTVRDLAAAGVPSTLIIDSAVRWIMKDIDVVVVGADTVCSNGALINKVGTSQVALAAREARVPFIVCAETYKFSPKTMHGELVEIEERDASEVIDPKLLPEGVGVRNPVFDATPPELIDSIVTEIGLISPYAAYEVIVKEIGPDSLFETED is encoded by the coding sequence ATGGGAGTCATAGAGATCGCCGATTCGATCAAGACCATGAAGGTCCGGGGCGCCGGGCTCATAGCGCGCAGTGCCGCCGAGGCCCTCAAGCAGCAGGCGCTGGACTACCAGGGTGATGACCTGGGGAAGCTCCGGAAGCTGCTCGCCGACGGCCAGCGGACGCTGGTGGATTCCAGGCCGACCGCCATATCGCTGTGGAACGCGGTCCAGGCCACCATGCGCGGCACCTCGGGGGCGGAGAGCGCCGCCGACCTCCGCGACCTCGTGGTGAAGAACGCCGATTCGTTCGTGGCCAGGTCCAGCAGGGCGGTGGAGGTGATCGGGCGCATCGGCTCGCGGCGCATCCGCGACGGCGATACCGTTCTGACCCATTGCAACAGCAAGGCGGCCCTGGGAGTAATCAAGGCCGCCCACGCCGACGGGAAGAAGATCAAGGTCTACGCCACCGAGTCCCGCCCCTGGAGGCAGGGCCTGCTGACGGTCCGCGACCTCGCCGCCGCCGGGGTCCCCTCGACCCTCATCATCGACAGCGCGGTGCGGTGGATCATGAAGGACATCGATGTCGTCGTGGTCGGAGCGGACACCGTATGCTCCAACGGGGCGCTGATCAACAAGGTAGGGACGTCCCAGGTCGCTCTGGCGGCCAGGGAGGCCAGGGTGCCGTTCATCGTGTGCGCCGAGACCTACAAGTTCTCGCCCAAGACCATGCACGGGGAGCTGGTGGAGATCGAGGAGAGGGACGCTTCGGAGGTCATCGACCCGAAGCTGCTGCCCGAGGGCGTGGGGGTCCGCAACCCGGTGTTCGACGCTACCCCTCCGGAGCTCATCGACTCCATAGTCACCGAGATCGGCCTGATCTCGCCATATGCCGCTTACGAAGTGATCGTCAAGGAGATAGGGCCGGACAGCCTGTTCGAAACGGAGGACTGA
- the polX gene encoding DNA polymerase/3'-5' exonuclease PolX: MNNAEIAQMLYEFAELMDLKGDVFKRNAYRKAAQSVEDLGRDVQDLVAEGNLDSIPGVGESIAKKIKELVGTGRSTELEKLRQEFPAGLVQLMSVPDVGPRSVIRLRQELGVNSLQELKEAALSHRIRGLKGFGERSEENILKGIALVEKQSGRMPLGHAYPIARDIAEHLRMRGHTHAVSLAGSLRRMRETVGDIDILAGSDSPDKVMDLFVAHPQVASVIARGGTKASVRLADGTQVDLRVVPRESYGAALQYFTGSKEHNVKLRRIAIQKGYKLNEYGVFRKDDDALVAGSDEDGIYRLLGMDPMPPEMREDRGEIEAALEHRLPNLVSMEDIKGDFHVHTSMSDGRATMREVAEEAERRGYRYIGVTDHSQSLRIAGGLSIDYLLASVEEARQLSDELGFPVLRGAEVDILEDGSLDYPDDVLAQLDYVIGSVHSRFKMDRREMTDRVLTAMSNEEMNILGHPTGRLIGKRPGYDIDLDRVMDEAQSKGVLLELNGFPDRLDLNDLNCRRAKERGVMMCIGTDAHSLGHFDNMELAVGTARRAWLEPGDILNTYSIDRVRKVFTRQRTT; the protein is encoded by the coding sequence ATGAACAACGCCGAGATCGCCCAGATGCTGTACGAGTTCGCCGAGCTGATGGACCTCAAGGGGGACGTGTTCAAGCGGAACGCTTATCGGAAGGCGGCCCAGAGCGTGGAAGACCTGGGCAGGGATGTCCAGGACCTCGTCGCGGAGGGGAATCTGGACTCCATCCCGGGGGTGGGGGAGAGCATCGCCAAGAAGATCAAGGAGCTCGTGGGAACGGGGCGGTCCACCGAGCTGGAGAAGCTGCGGCAGGAGTTCCCCGCCGGGCTGGTGCAGCTGATGAGCGTGCCCGATGTAGGACCGAGATCGGTCATTCGGCTCCGCCAGGAGCTGGGGGTGAACAGCCTCCAGGAGCTGAAGGAGGCCGCGCTGTCCCACCGGATAAGGGGCCTGAAGGGGTTCGGGGAGAGGTCGGAGGAGAACATCCTCAAGGGCATCGCGCTGGTGGAGAAGCAGTCCGGCCGGATGCCCCTGGGACATGCCTACCCCATCGCCAGGGACATCGCCGAGCACCTCAGGATGAGGGGGCACACCCATGCCGTGAGCTTGGCCGGGAGCTTGCGCCGAATGCGCGAGACCGTGGGGGACATCGACATCCTGGCCGGTAGCGACAGCCCCGACAAGGTCATGGACCTGTTCGTCGCCCACCCCCAGGTCGCGTCCGTGATCGCCAGGGGCGGGACCAAGGCGTCGGTGCGCCTGGCCGACGGCACCCAGGTGGACCTTAGGGTGGTGCCCCGTGAGAGCTACGGGGCCGCTCTCCAGTACTTCACCGGGTCCAAGGAGCACAACGTGAAGCTGCGGCGCATCGCCATCCAGAAGGGCTACAAGCTCAACGAGTACGGGGTGTTCCGCAAGGACGATGACGCCCTGGTGGCGGGGAGCGACGAGGACGGCATCTACCGCCTGCTGGGAATGGACCCCATGCCACCGGAGATGAGGGAGGACCGCGGGGAGATCGAAGCGGCCCTGGAGCATCGGCTCCCGAACCTGGTCAGCATGGAGGACATCAAGGGCGACTTCCACGTGCACACCAGCATGAGCGACGGCAGAGCGACCATGCGGGAGGTCGCCGAGGAGGCCGAGCGGAGAGGGTACCGGTACATCGGCGTCACCGACCACTCGCAGTCGCTGCGCATCGCCGGGGGGCTGAGCATCGACTACCTCCTCGCGTCGGTGGAGGAGGCCCGTCAATTGAGCGATGAGCTGGGCTTCCCGGTGCTGCGCGGGGCCGAGGTGGACATCCTGGAGGACGGTTCGCTCGACTACCCGGATGACGTCCTGGCCCAGCTGGACTACGTCATCGGCTCGGTGCACTCGCGGTTCAAGATGGACCGGAGAGAGATGACCGACAGGGTGCTGACGGCCATGTCGAACGAAGAGATGAACATACTCGGCCATCCTACCGGCCGCCTGATCGGAAAGCGGCCGGGGTACGACATCGACCTGGACAGAGTGATGGACGAGGCCCAGAGCAAGGGCGTTCTCCTCGAGCTCAACGGCTTCCCCGACCGGCTGGACCTCAATGACCTCAATTGCCGGAGAGCGAAGGAGCGCGGCGTGATGATGTGCATCGGCACCGACGCCCACAGCCTGGGTCATTTCGACAATATGGAGCTGGCCGTGGGCACCGCCCGCCGGGCTTGGCTGGAGCCGGGGGATATTCTCAATACATACAGTATCGACAGGGTGCGCAAGGTATTCACCAGACAGCGTACGACCTAA
- a CDS encoding geranylgeranyl reductase family protein, with the protein MEDPELVVVGGGPVGSTVAAQTASFSTLVVEEHPEVGTPVQCTGLVHPRVVEMAGGESSVINAISGFKLFFPGGRVLDVMSNEVKAMVIDRTTFDRHCCDRAIDEGADVLTGRKFVGFRKEGAKARVRLEGPKGKEELTTSLIIGADGYKSTVGAAAGIGPAKETVRGMQVDLDTVLDIQSQVEVYLGKNVAPGFFAWVLPCGDFTRVGLCVSNGAGAPSKFLSELIRKRGLQGAERLRTYSGVIPIGPPKITHADNVLIVGDAAAQTKPLSGGGLFTGMRAAKWAAMTAVDALEEGDVSASYLSSYEQRWRSDIGKELERGMLVRKVYTKMSDQKLDEVGRMMDRDDAKEVLSTGDIDFPSKLARPMLKTVPTLIKFSPQALGSLLRKS; encoded by the coding sequence ATGGAGGATCCCGAGCTGGTGGTGGTGGGCGGCGGTCCGGTGGGCAGCACCGTGGCCGCTCAGACCGCTTCCTTCTCCACGCTGGTGGTGGAGGAGCATCCCGAGGTAGGCACGCCGGTGCAGTGCACCGGGCTCGTCCATCCCCGCGTGGTGGAGATGGCCGGGGGCGAGAGTTCCGTCATCAACGCCATCAGCGGGTTCAAGCTGTTCTTCCCGGGGGGGAGGGTCCTCGACGTCATGTCCAACGAGGTCAAGGCCATGGTCATCGACCGCACCACCTTCGACCGCCACTGCTGCGACCGGGCCATCGATGAGGGCGCCGATGTCCTCACCGGCCGCAAGTTCGTGGGGTTCCGGAAGGAGGGGGCGAAGGCGAGGGTGCGCCTGGAGGGGCCGAAGGGCAAGGAAGAGCTGACCACCTCCCTGATCATCGGCGCGGACGGCTACAAGTCCACGGTGGGGGCGGCGGCTGGCATCGGCCCGGCCAAGGAGACCGTGCGGGGGATGCAGGTCGACCTGGACACCGTGCTGGACATCCAATCTCAAGTGGAAGTGTATCTGGGCAAGAACGTGGCCCCCGGCTTCTTCGCCTGGGTGCTGCCCTGCGGCGATTTTACTCGTGTAGGGCTGTGCGTGTCCAACGGGGCCGGGGCACCCAGCAAGTTCCTTTCCGAGCTTATTAGGAAGAGAGGGCTGCAGGGGGCCGAGCGGCTGCGCACCTACTCCGGGGTGATCCCCATCGGCCCTCCCAAGATCACTCATGCCGACAATGTCCTCATCGTCGGGGACGCCGCCGCGCAGACCAAGCCGCTGTCCGGCGGGGGGCTCTTCACGGGAATGCGGGCGGCCAAGTGGGCCGCCATGACCGCGGTGGACGCCCTGGAGGAGGGCGACGTCAGCGCTTCCTATCTTTCGTCCTACGAGCAGAGGTGGAGGTCGGACATCGGGAAAGAGCTGGAGCGGGGCATGCTGGTGCGCAAGGTCTATACCAAGATGAGCGACCAGAAGCTCGACGAGGTGGGACGGATGATGGACCGCGACGACGCCAAGGAGGTGCTGTCCACCGGTGACATCGACTTCCCTTCAAAGCTTGCCCGCCCCATGCTGAAGACCGTGCCGACATTGATCAAGTTCTCGCCGCAGGCGCTGGGGTCGCTGCTGAGGAAGTCCTAG
- a CDS encoding RuBisCO large subunit C-terminal-like domain-containing protein, whose protein sequence is MEYSEKYLRLGEKVDPDAFVICKYKITTDLDIKLAAAAIATEQSTGTWTGLSTLNDEIFEKYSGFVTDIQGNVATIAYPADDFSLDIGGVPQILSVISGNLFGLEAIRGVRLEDVFFPQSMLREFKGPKFGIQGMRDILKRPEKPLVGTIVKPKIGLPPKGMADYIYEAGMGGLTNGKDDETLSNQKFCPLEDRVVAIAEAIDRVKAETGHRMMHAINVSTNGEKIVEVAERAQDLGASELMVDVITCGFAAVQALAEDPSIKLPIHVHRTMHGAITRNKDMGVAMVVFAKLVRMCGGDALHVGTFGVGKMKGSPTEDLANQEACVGPELPYKQTMPVCSGGMHPALIEPLVKITGTDVQIQAGGGVAGHPGGVRGGAKAMAQAVDAAFLNIPFSEYSKDHKELREAMMKWK, encoded by the coding sequence ATGGAATATTCGGAGAAGTACCTGCGCCTGGGAGAGAAGGTCGACCCGGACGCGTTCGTCATCTGCAAGTACAAGATCACCACCGATCTGGACATCAAGCTGGCCGCCGCGGCCATCGCCACCGAGCAGTCCACCGGCACGTGGACCGGGCTCTCCACCCTCAACGATGAGATATTCGAGAAGTACAGCGGGTTCGTCACCGACATCCAGGGCAACGTGGCGACGATCGCGTACCCCGCGGACGACTTCAGCCTGGACATCGGCGGGGTGCCCCAGATACTCAGCGTCATCTCCGGCAACCTGTTCGGCCTGGAGGCCATCAGGGGGGTGCGCCTGGAGGACGTGTTCTTTCCCCAGAGCATGCTCCGGGAGTTCAAGGGCCCCAAGTTCGGGATCCAGGGGATGAGGGACATCCTCAAGAGGCCGGAGAAGCCGCTGGTGGGGACGATAGTCAAGCCGAAGATCGGGCTGCCCCCGAAAGGGATGGCCGACTACATCTACGAGGCCGGGATGGGCGGGCTGACCAACGGCAAGGACGACGAGACGCTGTCCAACCAGAAGTTCTGCCCCCTCGAGGACCGCGTCGTAGCGATCGCCGAGGCCATCGACCGCGTGAAGGCGGAAACGGGGCATCGCATGATGCACGCTATCAACGTGTCCACCAACGGCGAGAAGATCGTGGAGGTGGCCGAGCGGGCCCAGGATCTCGGAGCATCGGAGCTCATGGTCGATGTCATCACCTGCGGGTTCGCCGCGGTGCAGGCGCTGGCCGAGGACCCTTCCATCAAGCTGCCCATCCACGTCCACAGGACCATGCACGGCGCCATCACCAGGAACAAGGACATGGGAGTGGCGATGGTGGTCTTCGCCAAGCTGGTGCGCATGTGCGGCGGGGACGCCCTGCACGTGGGGACCTTCGGCGTGGGCAAGATGAAAGGCTCCCCGACCGAGGACCTGGCCAACCAGGAGGCCTGCGTCGGTCCCGAGCTGCCGTACAAGCAGACCATGCCGGTCTGCTCCGGAGGGATGCACCCGGCGCTCATCGAGCCGCTGGTCAAGATCACCGGTACCGACGTCCAGATACAGGCCGGCGGCGGCGTGGCCGGGCACCCCGGCGGCGTGCGGGGCGGGGCCAAGGCCATGGCCCAGGCGGTGGACGCGGCCTTCCTGAACATACCGTTCAGCGAATACTCCAAGGACCACAAGGAACTGCGCGAAGCGATGATGAAGTGGAAGTGA